One Podarcis raffonei isolate rPodRaf1 chromosome 3, rPodRaf1.pri, whole genome shotgun sequence genomic region harbors:
- the ZNF395 gene encoding zinc finger protein 395 — protein MASVLSRRLGKRSLLGARISAPPLLGDGVLMMAPLPPLQTEHPKESPRLASCEDGRFKEPVGDSGSQGQNWPLLQPGQKVYVFYKGQEAPGLVEHHDLFSNEVKVLLLEQGFYVCRKAEEVRLANIQALPLPALEMDLGSPATTGYDAVPVAMDHGPTMEAAAAAAPGPRSVSRSIDVPKRKSDAAAVEMDEMMAAMVLTSLSCSPVVQSPPNGDAGIPASQAVGDVWKESGDMSDGGSSSTSGHWSCMSTPSPPHSEASPKYSSEAFSSPRPDDGFETDLDPFLFDEPAPRKRKNSVKVMYTCLWPSCGKVLRSIVGIKRHVKTQHLGDGANSDQRKREEDFYYTEMQVKDEAPPEPAAAVSSPTATSAGASSPIAIQQTPSQPEALILDQAVPPEHHLSSSALSQSAPSSFWHIQADHAYQALPSIQIPVSPHIFTSISWAAATSTIPTLSPVRSRSLSFSEQQPPPPLPPPPPPPPVLKSHLIVTSPLRAPSSSRKVRGEAKKCRKVYGIEHRDQWCTACRWKKACQRFLD, from the exons ATGGCGAGTGTTCTCTCCAGGAGGCTGGGGAAGCGGTCCCTGCTGGGCGCCCGAATTTCCGCTCCCCCCTTGCTGGGGGACGGGGTGCTGATGATGGCCCCGCTCCCTCCCTTGCAGACGGAGCACCCCAAAGAGTCTCCTCGTCTGGCTTCGTGTGAAGACGGACGCTTCAAAGAGCCCGTCGGAGACTCTGGTAGTCAGGGCCAGAACTGGCCACTCCTGCAACCAGGCCAAAAG GTCTACGTCTTCTACAAAGGGCAAGAGGCCCCCGGCTTGGTGGAACACCACGACCTCTTCAGCAACGAGGTGAAGGTGCTTCTTCTGGAGCAGGGCTTCTACGTCTGCCGGAAAGCCGAGGAAGTGAGGCTGGCAAACATCCAGGCcttgcctctcccagccctggagATGGACCTCGGGTCTCCTGCCACGACAGGCTACGACGCCGTCCCAGTGGCCATGGACCACGGACCAACCATGGAAGCAGCTGCCGCGGCAGCACCAGGACCCAGGTCGGTCTCCCGGAGCATCGACGTGCCAAAAAG GAAATCGGATGCTGCTGCTGTGGAGATGGACGAGATGATGGCAGCCATGGTCTTGACCAGCTTATCCTGCAGCCCCGTGGTCCAGAGCCCCCCGAATGGTGATGCTGGCATCCCAG CATCCCAAGCAGTGGGCGATGTGTGGAAGGAAAGCGGAGACATGTCGgacgggggcagcagcagcaccagtgggCACTGGAGCTGTATGTCAACCCCGTCTCCTCCCCACTCCGAGGCCAGCCCCAAGTACTCGAGCGAAGCCTTCAGTTCTCCCCGGCCGGACGACGGCTTTGAGACGGACTTGGACCCCTTCCTCTTTGATGAACCTGCTCCCCGGAAGAGAAAG aATTCTGTGAAGGTGATGTACACCTGCCTGTGGCCCAGCTGCGGAAAAGTCCTTCGCTCCATCGTGGGGATCAAGAGGCACGTGAAGACCCAGCACTTGGG AGACGGCGCCAATTCTGACCAGCGGAAGAGGGAAGAGGATTTCTACTACACGGAAATGCAAGTGAAGGATGAGGCGCCCCCAGAACCCGCAGCGGCCGTCTCCAGCCCCACCGCCACCTCTGCGGGGGCTTCTTCTCCCATCGCCATCCAGCAGACTCCATCGCAGCCAGAAGCTCTCATCCTGGACCAAGCAGTCCCGCCAGAGCATCACCTGTCAAGCAGCGCCCTCAGCCAGTCGGCTCCTAGCTCCTTCTGGCACATCCAAGCCGACCATGCGTATCAG gCTCTGCCGTCCATCCAGATCCCAGTATCCCCGCACATATTCACCAGTATCAGCTGGGCTGCTGCGACATCTACCATCCCCACCCTCTCGCCG gtgcGAAGCCGGTCCCTGAGTTTCAGCGAGCAGCAGCCtccgccgccgctgcctcctcctcctcctccgccacctGTCTTGAAATCCCACCTGATTGTCACGTCTCCTCTGCGGGCACCCAGCAGCTCAAG GAAAGTCCGCGGCGAAGCCAAGAAGTGCCGTAAGGTCTACGGCATCGAGCACCGCGACCAGTGGTGCACCGCCTGCCGGTGGAAAAAGGCCTGCCAGCGATTCCTGGACTGA